agcttcgcgttgtattCAACGCTTCAAGTCCGTCGGCAAATGGGACCagcttaaatgatatccttcatgctggtccagtcttacaatccgatctaacGATCCAGGTCCTGAAATGGCGTTATTTTCAATACGTCTTCAGTGCAGACATTACGAAAATGTATCGTCAGATCTGGGTCGGTCCAAAACATACCCCGTTTCAAAGAATTCTGTTCCGAAACAAGGAAGGAGATATCCGAGACTTTGAACTAAAAACAGTTACCTTCGGGGTCAACTGCGCCCCCTTCCTCGCCATTCGAGTCTTGCAACAGCTGGCAGAGGATATCCAAGTGCCATTTCCAAATGCCAGCCGCATCATCCAGCAGCACATGTACGTCGACGACGTTCTGGCAGGGGCGAATTCCGTAAACGAAGCCCAAAGTTCGATTCGAGAGTTGCAAGCAGCCCTAAGTGCCTCCGGGTTTCCGCTAAgaaagtggacctcgaacaacaaaagcgtccTTAAAGACGTCCCGGCCGAACACCTCCTTCATAGCGAGTTCCTCGACATCGATGCCGAAAGCACGGCCAAGACGCTCGGTATTCGGTGGAGGGCAAAGTCCGACGAATTCTATTTCGTTCCCCCCGAAATAGTTGTGGAACCCTCCTATACAAAGCGAGAAGTTTTGTCCCAAATCGCTAGGTTGTTCGATCCTGCCGGGTGGCTCGCGCCGTTCATAATCcgttcaaaaatgttcatgcaggagatttggttGCAGAACTTAGGCTGGGACGATAAGCTTCCCACTGAAATGAGTCAGCGGTGGCAATCGTTTTTAGACGAGTATTCCGACCTCAACCAGATCCGCGTTCCGAGATGGATCTGGTACCAGCCTGAGGTAATCATAGAGCACCACGGTTTCTGTGACGCGTCTCAGAGAGCCTATGGAGCGGCTATATACATCCGCGTCGAGATGGGGCAAAAGATCCTGACTCGCCTGCTTACAGCCAAAACACGAGTGGCCCCGGTAAAAACCGTCTCCCTTCCTCGGCTAGAGCTCTGTGGTGCCGTGCTGTTAACCGAAATGGTGACAGCAATCCTTCCGCACATGCCCTCCGCCAATTCAGATATCCGCTGCTGGACAGATTCCACAATCGTCTTAGCCTGGCTACGAAAGCCTGCGTGCAACtggaccacatttgtggcCAACAGAGTTGCCAAAATCACGCAGGCGACGCCAGTCGACTGTTGTGCACACGTTCGCTCAGAACAAAACTCCGCCGATCTAGCCAGTCGAGGCGTATCCCTACATGAATTGGCAGAAAACCATctctggtggcacggaccagAGTGGCTGCAAGGGCCACGAGAGCTATGGCCAGCACAAAGCGACACTCTTCCAGTGACAGAGCTAGAGCAGCGCGCGgtcaaagtgcattttgtcaAGGCCCCGTCCATCGACTTTCTCGAACGTTTTTCCAAATTGGACAAGGCCCTGCGAGTTCTGGTCTGTGTTCAACGCTTCCTTAAACGCTGCCGAAAAGGTCCGTTCTTGCCCAATTCACGGCCTACAAGTGAAGAGATCCGGGAGGCAGAACGAACTCTGACCTCCATTGCGCAGCGCAGAGCATATGGCCAAGAGCTTCAGCATCTGACCGAGAAAAGGCCTCTTCCAGTGTCAAGTCCTTTGGTGAATTTGTTCCCGTTCATTGACCAACATGGCCTTTTAAGGGCGTGCGGCCATCTCACTGCCTCCAAAACCCTGCAATATGATGAACGTCATCCGATTATTCTCCCCTATGACTGTAGACTGTCGCGCCTCATCGTCCAATTTACCCACCAGATTACTCTTCATGGCGGTAGTCAATTGATCGTACGCCTGATCCGATCGAAGTATTGGAttcctaaaatcaagaatctGGTGAAGGCTGTGGTCAATCCGTGTAAGATTTGCACGATTTACAAGAAGAGACTCCAAACACAGCTGATGGGCGATTTCCCGACAAATAGAGTCTCCTTCTCGAGGGCGTTCACCTACACGGGTGTCGACTATGCCGGccctttcgaaataaaaaattatacaggGAGAGCGTGTCTCATAACGAAGGGATatgtttgtgtgcttttccACGAAGGCTATCCATTTGGAACCCACTTCCGATCTAACAACCGAGAAATTTCTAGCGGCCTTTGCTCGTTTCGTAGCAAGGCGCGGTTGCCCTCAGCGGGTCCATTCGGATAATGGTAAGACCTTTGTGGGGGCGGCAACTTTGATTTCCAGGGACTTTCTCCAAGCTACCAAAGAGTCCGTGACTGATGCATATAGCCATCAGGGACTCGTATGGCGGTTCATCCCACCAGGGGCTCCACATATGGGGGGTTTGTGGGAAGCAGGGGTGAAAAGCTTCAAAACCCTGTTCCTTAAATCGACGTCAGCCCGCAAATACACATTTGAGGAGCTGGCGACGCTTCTCGCTAAGATTGAGGCTTGCCTCAACTCTAGACCCCTCTCCCCTATGTCCGAAGATCCCTcagatttgctggccctcACACCAGGCCATTTCCTTATTGGAGGGCCGTTGCTTTCCACGGCGGAACCCGAGATAAAGGGCGAAGCCAAGTCGATAATAAATCGATGGCAACACCTCAAGGCACAACATCAGCAGTTTAGTGCACggtggaaagaggagtatcttaaagaactccataaacgaaacaaatggcaatttcCGACCAGGAACCTCCAAGCCGACGATATGGTAGTTGTCAAGGAGGACAATCTACCACCGAACGAatggcggctcggcagaatcgtttctgcctttccaggagccgacgACCGCATTCGAGTCGTTGAGATCCGTACGTCTCGCGGCACCATAAAACGCCCTGTCCACAAGGTTATTCTTCTACCGATGGAGGACAAAGAGTCCTCCGTTCCTAGGGATTAGGGCACTTCCCCCATTCCGGGGCCCAAATAGTAGTCGGCTCATActaagctttttatttcttttattggcagACTTACTACTCACTTCCTAAAATAatggctcctcgtcctcgtgccACCCAGTcgttggagagcagacgtactcGAGGTATTAAATCCTACCGCTGCCGAGTCTGCTCTggaatccatcctcttcggaagtgcaagAGGTTCCACATActgagcgctgaaaagcgccttcgggcagtacttattaataagtactgCTCGAACTGCCTCGCCCATCAGCACTCAGGAGGAGACTGCCGCAGCCAAGACGGATGCAAGAAGTGTGGAGGAGACCACCACACTCtactccacatgcacgaggtCCTCCCCGCTCCGACCCCGGCAGCGCTACCAGCTCCGACGCGCAGGGAGCGCCACCCCGCTGCACCTCGTCCGGTCCGGATTTCCCGCACTCCGCCACCAGCCCCAGTCGTCAACAATCGCCCGCGTCCGAAGGTCTCCGTCGCGTCTCCATCGGTGGCAACGGGGCAGCAGAAGGCTGTTCCCATCCTGCCTACAGCCGTCGTCGTGCTGGACACGGGCTCGAAGACTTTCGAGACCGGGGCCATGATCGACCCATGCATGCCGGTGAGCAGCATCGACCGGTCGTTGGCGGCTGCGTTCCGGCTGCCCATCACCGGCCGGCCACCATCTCCCTCGTGTTGGGATCAGATGTATATGCCAATCTGATCCAACCGGGGTTCCTAAAGATTGAGGATGGGTTGCCCGTCGCGCAGAACACGGTGTTCGGATGACCGTTTCTGGAGCGTGCACGGAGTGAAGAGGCCGATCCTGCTGTCTAGCCGGCCAGGGATACCTTTGCCTACGCAAGGGgggggggagaatgttcacgccagaagggcgcaaacagTTGAGCGGCAGTGTAAGCGGCCAACGCTTGTACtcaaagctcctccacggctcgcaagcacagctgctcgcgctctccttctctcctcgcgctctccttctctcctctcgctctccctccttcccgcaaggtattcaccactccgcggtcccgcggtatTCCCAATGTTAggtttaagttagtcttaatttacaagtgttgTAATAAAGTGCGAAATTGAAGTCGATCCCGtgactttttcatttctggaggaatttatcagcagcagccgcaacagcaacaacaacgacgtcAGAAGCCAAATTATCTTGGACAACAACTCCGCCCACTCCAATTCAATTACCAAAATCGTATTACATCTACTAAGATCATCAACGTGTTTCATTCTAGTTCCTGATCTATGTTCTAGtttatacaaataattctGTAATTCCAAGGCCCATCTTGCTATTCTTGGGTTTAACTCTTTTTTGTTCAACCTCATTGTGAGGGAATTACAGTCTGTTACTATTTTGAACTCAATTTCTTGTAGGTACACTCTAAACCTTTTTAATGCATATATTACTGCCAGTGTTTTCAGTTCAAAACTATGATACCTTGATTCTGTATCCGTTGTCCTTTTTAAGAAGTAAAAAATTGCTTACCATCTGCTTTCCTTTGCAAAAAGATTGATCCGAAACCTATCGAACTTGCATCGCAGTGCAATTCTGTATCATAGTCAGGACTGTACAATGCCAAAATAGGCGTTTTTAACAGCttgctttttaattcattaaatGCTTCAAATTGCTCTGGGCCAAACTCAAACTTTTTGTCTTTCTTTGTCAAATCATGGAGTGGCTTTGCTATTGTTGAAAAATTCTGTATAAATCTTCTGAAATACGAACACATCCCCAAAAAACTTTGAACATCATGAACTTTTTGTGACACgggaaaattttcaattgcttACACACCGTCGTCATCTGCTTTAATACCCTTTTCTGATATTATATATCCTAAATAATTCACCTCACTTTGGAAAAACATACATTTATCGAATCGCAGctctaatttgtttttaaataatcgctcaaatacttattttaatataGCTTGGTGATCTTCTATATTCTTTGTCGCTATCATTATGTCATCGAGATAAACTATCACTTTCTTTTCCCTAATCATGTCCTCAAATACTTTGTTGATGAACCTTTGAAAAACAGACGGAGCATTTGTCAGCCCAAAAGGCATTCTTGTGAACTCATACTGTCCTAGTGGCGTGGTAAATGATGTATACTTTATCGATTCTTCGTCCATATAAACATTAAAGTATCCATTTTTCAGGTCTAACTTCGAGAACACAATTTAGTTTGCTAGGGTATCTAATAAATCATCAATTAATGGCGTTGGGTATCTAACTTTCGCCGTGATCTTATTTAGTTTCTATGCACATTCGAATGCCACccaatttcttttttaccaGTACAATTGCCGAACAATACTCAAACTCACTTTGTCGTATAATACCATCTTTTAAATAATCATCAAGGATTCCTTGTAATTTTTCTTTCTCTACATATGCCAGGCGCCTTGGCGAAAAACTAAACGGCTTGTCTTCTTCTAACCTTATcttcatttcacattttatattcactcgatctttttggtttaatataTTATGcttaaataacatttaaaaattcgcatctttgtataaaatttaattgtgaaCCTATCTCATGTACCTTTTCATTATCATTgtaatcaattaaaattagttgttttttaaaattattttttttatttcagatattttttcatgttcattttcaattacaattttggCCTTTACTCTTGCTAAATAATCCCTTCCCAATAACATAGCATATCCCATATATCCCGTGGATGATGGTCAACGACATATAGTAACATAGGAGTATCTTTATTTGAGAACTAAACATTTTACGCTTccatgtatttgtattttacttaaatttaatACAACGGGATTCAGCATTTTATTCTTTGTACAATATGTTAATTCAATATAACTTATATAATCGTTGTCTCCGCCATTCGACTTCTTGTAGCCACATGTCCTTAGCACATATCGTCACCGACCTTAAAATTTTTCTGGACATTCAAAAGTTTAGATAGCCAAACATTGAAATTGTTTCCGCCATCATATACCTTAACGATCTCCTTTAAAATTTCGAAAGAATTGCTTGAGTCTGTGTCGATCTCATATTGCagcttcaatattttcaactcATTTTCCAGTCTTTGAACATCGCCGCCTTGCATAGGTTACATTTTTGCGCATCATTTGGTTTCCGAAACATTGTTCCGGCTCATTGTTGCCAGCCAGTTGCATCTCAGGATCATTGTTGCTAGCTATCGGGACCGCGAAACATTTGTTGGACTCATTGTGGCTGGCGCTCACCATCTGCCTCTCAGAACATTGCTCGATctcatttttgttgttgacATTCATTTCACAAGATCCCGTTACTTTTCGCGAACCTTCTGTTTCTTGCATTcctttgtatgtatgtgcaaaCGTCGCCGTCATAGTGTCGCCGTCGTTGTCGCTGCCTCTTGCTGTCTCGTTAACGCTACTTTGTTCTTCGCCGTTGTCGTTGTTTTCATCCCTGTCCATTTTACTGGTTGATTCTTTTCATcgctgttttattttttcatacGCGCACCACTCCCATCTAATATTTTCAAGTCTATTAATCAATTCGATTTTTGTGCCACTacttttaagtttgttttgcACGCACAGAGCTTTTAGTTCATTTAATGTATAATTGCCAGGATTACAAATCATTAATGCCGATTTTTATtgtacccgttactcgtagagtaaaagggtatactagattccttgaaaagtatgtaacaggcagaaggaagcgtttccgatcatataaagtatatattcttgatcaggatctaGAGCCGAGTCTATCTGGCCATATCTggtccgtatgaacgtcgagatctcaggaactacaaaagctagaaagttgagattaagcatacagactccagagacatagaagcagcgcaagtttgtcgattcaaactgccacgcccacacttttgaaaaatgttgtaatatttgttcatttttgtattggtcttgtaaatttctatcgatttgccaaaaaacttgttgccacgcccactctaacgcccacaaaccggccaaagctaccacgcccaaacttttgaaaaatgttttgatattttttcatttttgtcttgtaaatttctatcgatttgcaaaaaaattttttgttacgcctactctaacgcccacaaaccgcccaaagctgccacgcccacacttttgaaaaatgttttgatattttttcatttttgtattagtcttgtaaattattatcgatttgccaaaaagctttttgccacgcccactcttacgcccacacatcgccaaaaactgtcagtgttgatgactctccttcgcacttctactagctgagtaacgggtatcatatagtcggtGTGCCCTGgggtcgtggga
Above is a window of Drosophila santomea strain STO CAGO 1482 unplaced genomic scaffold, Prin_Dsan_1.1 Segkk101_quiver_pilon_scaf, whole genome shotgun sequence DNA encoding:
- the LOC120457484 gene encoding translation initiation factor IF-2-like, giving the protein MAPRPRATQSLESRRTRGIKSYRCRVCSGIHPLRKCKRFHILSAEKRLRAVLINKYCSNCLAHQHSGGDCRSQDGCKKCGGDHHTLLHMHEVLPAPTPAALPAPTRRERHPAAPRPVRISRTPPPAPVVNNRPRPKVSVASPSVATGQQKAVPILPTAVVVLDTGSKTFETGAMIDPCMPVSSIDRSLAAAFRLPITGRPPSPSCWDQMYMPI